Genomic DNA from Bacteroides zhangwenhongii:
CCTCCCGTTGCCATTCAGTTGCTTGAAATGGCTAAGGTAAAGAGTGGTTCTGCTGAGCCTAACCGTAAGAAAGTTGCCGAGCTTACTTGGGAACAGGTTCGTACGATTGCTCAGGACAAAATGGTTGACTTGAACTGTTTTACTGTGGAAGCTGCCATGAGAATGGTTGCAGGTACAGCTAGAAGTATGGGTATCGCTGTAAAAGGGGAGTTCCCGGTTAATAACTAATAAACTTCAATTGTAATGGGTAAACTGACAAAAAATCAAAAGTTAGCTGCAGAAAAGATTGAAGCAGGGAAAGCATACTCACTGAAAGAGGCTGCATCTTTGGTAAAGGAAATCACTTTTTCCAAATTTGATGCTTCATTGGATATTGATGTACGTTTAGGTGTTGATCCACGTAAAGCTAACCAGATGGTGAGAGGTGTTGTTTCACTTCCTCATGGTACTGGTAAACAAGTACGTGTGTTGGTACTTTGTACACCGGATGCTGAAGCTGCTGCAAAAGAAGCTGGTGCTGACTATGTTGGTCTTGACGAATATATTGAAAAGATCAAAGGTGGATGGACTGATATTGATGTGATTATCACTATGCCATCTATCATGGGTAAAATTGGTGCACTCGGTCGTGTACTTGGTCCTCGTGGATTGATGCCGAACCCGAAGAGTGGTACTGTAACTATGGATGTTGCTAAAGCTGTAAAAGAAGTAAAACAAGGTAAGATTGACTTTAAAGTTGATAAGAGCGGTATCGTTCATACTTCTATCGGTAAGGTATCATTCAGTCCTGATCAGATTCGCGACAATGCGAAGGAGTTCATCTCTACACTGAACAAGCTGAAACCGACCGCAGCAAAGGGTACATATATTAAGAGTATTTATCTTTCTAGTACAATGAGTGCGGGTATCAAAATCGACCCGAAATCAGTGGATGAAATCTAATAAAACAGAGAAATAATGAGAAAGGAAGATAAAAGTACGATTATAGAGCAAATTGCTGCTACAGTAAAGGAATATGGTCACTTCTATTTGGTAGACGTTACAGCGATGGACGCTACTGCTACAAGCGC
This window encodes:
- the rplK gene encoding 50S ribosomal protein L11, with product MAKEVAGLIKLQIKGGAANPSPPVGPALGSKGINIMEFCKQFNARTQDKAGKILPVIITYYADKSFDFVIKTPPVAIQLLEMAKVKSGSAEPNRKKVAELTWEQVRTIAQDKMVDLNCFTVEAAMRMVAGTARSMGIAVKGEFPVNN
- the rplA gene encoding 50S ribosomal protein L1; protein product: MGKLTKNQKLAAEKIEAGKAYSLKEAASLVKEITFSKFDASLDIDVRLGVDPRKANQMVRGVVSLPHGTGKQVRVLVLCTPDAEAAAKEAGADYVGLDEYIEKIKGGWTDIDVIITMPSIMGKIGALGRVLGPRGLMPNPKSGTVTMDVAKAVKEVKQGKIDFKVDKSGIVHTSIGKVSFSPDQIRDNAKEFISTLNKLKPTAAKGTYIKSIYLSSTMSAGIKIDPKSVDEI